The window ATTCTCACAGTGAGTCAATCTCGTCTGCCATCTCACGCATACACCTTTATCATGACTGACCTGTTATATGATCAGATACACCGGATTgatctcaatcacctcatACAACTCGCCCGTCCCCAAATCCCATCCAACACCCAATAAAGGCTCCAAATCGTTCTTAGTGAAGTTCGATACAGCAGCAAACTCGAAGAAAGCCGAAGAGGAGACGAAAGGGTATTTGATGCAACCGGGTTGGGAGATGGGTGTCTCATCAAAGTAATGGGATTAAAAACTATGTACATGTATTGCATGGAAAACGATAATGGAAATACGTTGAAACATCACTAATTGAGCTACATTGACCAGCGATTATGACGAAATGGAAATATGAGTACTACTAATCTTAATATTCCCTACTTGAACTACTCGAAGGGATAATTGACATTGCGTATGAAGCATATATGGAGGGGCTTGAAAAAGCTGTGGAAGGAATAATCCATAGTACCCATTATTTATCACTTAAACCACGTCCCCTTCAGGCTTAGCCAGAATCGCCTTAATGGCATTACCTTGATTACCGAATCTGCTAAGTACCTCTGCAGCTCGTTTCATCTCGGCGGAGAAATCGGTGATGATCTTTCTTGCTTTTTCTGCCACCGAAGCGAAAGTAGATGGTCAGATTGGGATGTTATAacatgatgttgatcaaagggaGGAACACCCACCATGTCCAGCTTCTTCAGTTTTGATGGCTTCGACCCCAGCCAACAGATTCTCTTGGGCATCCTTGTTGAGTTTGGTGAAAATGTAATTTACTTGAATGATATTTTCATACCTGATCAGGAATGTCAGCTTGCTATTACCTTTTGACAATCATTAGGATAAGGAGAACAGCAAGACGTTTGTACCCACGCGTGAGCGAGTGTATCTTTGGCATAATCTGTGTTGACAACAagatatggtgagtcaagtgTCAAGATACATTTTACCGTGAAGTGGTCGAATATGCAGAGCTATACTCACTGTCAAGGAATTTGACTAATTCCCCTTGGATTTTATCCCATTCATTCTCGAGTTCAGCTTTAGAGTCGAAAACGTGGATCTAACAGATGTCACATTGTATAGCATCCGTAAATGACCAATCATATGGATATCGTCAAGCTTGTGTACAGGTACAACTATTGATTCAAAGatcgaaggaagatcaaatcaggAAGGCATAACTCACAGCTTCCATAGGATCAAACGtatcttcgacctcttcctTGACCTTTTCCTCGTTCATGGCATTATGACTATTATatcttatcttctttctAGAACTACCAccagcatcttcctcttcttcaactgagggaggtaaagaagaacTTGAACCCGTTCCTTGACCAGCTCTTCGAGTAAGCCTTTTAGGACCTCCCATATTAATAGCTGGGGAAGGTCGTTCACCATTAGCGTTAAATTGGGGAGGAACGAAATTAGGTCTTCTGGGTGTAGCCGGTGCtgaatgaggatggaaaccggcaggtgaagaaggaggaactTGGTTGCTCCATTGTCTACCAGTACCGTTCCCGTTGTGGGCGTTGATATTGacagaggaggaaggatggtTTCCTTCCTCGTCAATATCGACCAGATCGGGAGAAGTGTTCGATCTACCGAGATTAGCTGATCTGGGGGATGGATTAGGGTGGTAGGGTGATCCCGAGGCGGGCGGGAAGAATTGATTGGACATTCTTGAGAATATGGGACCTATCTTGAATGGTgtggagatgggattggtgTATGGAGAGAAGAGAACGGATTGAatgaaggaaaagaaaagagggaaagaagaaagaaaaggaagcatgagattggaagtgagtgatatatatatatatatatatatgagcggtgaggatgaggaaaaggaagattgattAGTATCGACGCACAGACCCTTCTAACCATCCTTTGGCGGAATGAGCATCAGTACACGTCAGTACACGTCATCCGGGTTGGTATTTAATCaacaagatgagatgaggattgATCAGAAAAGCAGATTATATGGAACCGAACCAATACTTGTTCTTTAACGGTAATGCATTTCGTCAAGGCGATTCGCCCATCGATCAGATCCACCATGAGATGGACTAATCAATCAAATATTTACGTTTGAAGAAAGACCGTAAATGGACGAGCTGTACAGGCAATATCAGTGTCAGCTTCTTCCCAACTTAAATCATTGGCGAACAAGCTCACCTGCCATGCACCTAGTCCAATTATGCCGACCGTTATAAGGATGGAAAAGTTCTTGACTCGAGAATTGGTACTTTCTACAATACAGGAAGCATGACAATCATTCAGTAAATCAATTGTTATGATGGTTTGGTTGTATGACGATACACTTGGTCCAGAGTGCTGAGAAGTCTATGGAGAGGGTTGATGTTTTCACGAAAAGTATTACGCACCATTAgtatctctcatcctcatctctcttcgCTGTAGATAACCCATCTCTTCTACTATTTCTTTTACGACAGCTTCTAGTTTACGCATTTCCACTTCGAGGATGGATAGTGATTCCTGATTGGCTATGGCACTGATAGAGCAAAGGTATGTTCAGATTTAATATATCATTCTATACATTGATAACAAGATTCTGCGCAGCAAACGTCCACGTTTAAGAATTCCGAGACTCACTTGTAATCTATTGCATCTGCACCAATATCCACATCCAGATCCACACTTCTCGATAATTTCTCATGAGAGTCTATGTGAGTACAGCAGACATTCATCAGATACCGGCAAGGTTTGCTCGCGAGCTATCTGATATACTACACTCACCACTTTCCAGGTAATTCCTCAGACATACTCCAACGTCCGCTGACTCATGCGTGGTAATAGCCAATCTAGTTTCTCCTTTTATATCCTGTATCATGGAATCCCATCAGCTATATAACAATATCTCCAGAGACaataggtaaagaagctAGCTAACCTTCTTATTCAGGTATACGTTCCCCCTCTCTGATCCATCTAGAATCTCGATATCAACCCTTTGTCCATTCTCATACGGCACGTTGGCTGTCACAATCACCAACGAATGGGCAGCTGCAAAGTTCCATATACTACTTCACTCGGATCAGTACAGTAACTTGTATGAGAATTCGGTTGTAGCTTACCACCCTATATCATTGAAAAGCGTCATTAGCGCGAGCAACCCTGCTGTAGATAAATCACAACGTACGAGGTTTAGGATACCTATCGGCAACTAAATCGAACTTGACAGCGTACACTGCCGATATCAGTGATAGGAAGAACAGTATCGGTCGGAATATCATTGTTCAGTCGTTAGGATCTtctcgtcgtcgtcgtcgtcggCTTCCCGTGGTAGTAGTTTTgcatatgatgatgatgttggagaTGGTACGAAATGtttgaaaagggagatgatcacCTCCACGTCTGATCAGTGCAAGAGACGCGTGATGGATTAGGCCCGTGAAATCGCTGGTATCGTGTGCCTATCAAGATCTATTCGTGCCTTGAAGTTGTTCCCGGATGCAGCGAGAGACCGAGTCATTTTGGGAAGTGTTGTTCAACCAAAAAGTCAAAAGACAAAGGAAGCAGCAGCACGGTATAGGTGCTCaagctttcatcatcatatcaacTACCGTTGCAACAGCGCCAACAGGAGACCGATCACGACACCTGACTGGTGATACTACCGAGTCGGCCTGACCCCTCTGCTATCCGCTGTATGAggtcaatcttccttctctgtTCAAAACGCTctttcatacctcctcatccaactttactctcatcaccatcaagaaTACTCAAAATGTCCGTGACCACAGCCTCAAAAGCTTCGACCTGTTCCAATCCTATCAGTAACGATGAGCCTGTCTTGAGAGTATACAACTCTCTGACCAGATCAAAGGTATGCAGCTTGACCTTCGTCGTTGCTCACCAGCACGCATAGCTGATTAAGTTCGGTAGGATGTGTTCAAAACTCGTAAACCGAAACATATAGATTGGTATAACTGTGGACCTACAGTATACGATTCGAGTCATATGGGACATGCAAGGTCAGCTGCCGATTCCTCACCGCTTTCAAGTGAGACTGTAACTGATGTGACGTCTTTCTGGAAACAGGAATTACTTGACTCAGGATATCATACGAAGGATATTGAGAGATTATTTCGGGTACAATGTTAACTTCGTCATGAACATTacagatatagatgataaGGTATGTTCTTTTTCTCGATCTATTTCATCAAATATCTCCATCCTGATCAAGTTGTACACCGATGCATAGATTATTCTTCGTGCTCGTGAAAAATACCTATTGGATCAAAGCAAATCGACCCACTCCACCATCACTCCCGAACTTATAAACGATACGAAATTAGCATTCTCCAAACTCTTACATTCTAAACTTATCAAatcccttccttcccctcTCACATTCAACACTCAAGATGATTTAGAGATATTCAAGATTATattggagaaagataagacGGATACAAAATTCGCAGAGGAAGCtaggttgaaagaggagaaattCACTCTGTACCTTGCTAGTCTGCTCAAAGCACATGGTGCAATCACCAAAGCTGAGGGACAATTGAATGGATCAACAGAAGGGGATGTGGTGGATTTAGTAGATGGGACTAGCGATGTTTTGGGACCACACTATGGAGAGACAGTGAGTGTAACTTTGATCTATCGTCGTATGATACCTATTCATATCAACCTTGTCACATTAACTGACCCAACTCAATACATCACTCTAGCTCGGTCACACCATCAAAGATCCCATAGCTGTATCCCGCACATTAGCTCTATATTGGGAAGAACAGTTCTTCGCCGATATGGCCAAATTGAAAATCCTACCTCCAAGCTTCAAACCTCGAGTATCTGAATACGTCTCTGAGATTGTCACTTTCGTAGAAAAGATAATAACCAATGGGTTTGCCTACGAGGCGGAAGGGAGTGTATGGTTTGATGTGAACAAGTTTGATGGAGCTGAGGGGAATGGGTTTAGACATGATTATGCAAAGTTGCAGCCGGGTAGTAAAGGGAATAGGAAAttgttggatgaaggtgaaggtgagtaatacTCATAACACTCAACCGTCATACGATAACTCGCATTCAAATCATACCCTCCATTTTCTGCCTTTACGACCAGCTTCGCTGATGACATTTTACAAACGTACTAGGCGCACTTACCGGATCAAAAGGAAAACGTCAAGCAGCAGATTTCGCCTTATGGAAAGCCAAATCGAAACCTGGTGAACCTGCTTGGCCATCCCCCTGGGGAAAAGGTAGACCAGGTTGGCACATTGAATGTTCCGTTATGGCATCTGCGATATTAGGTAGGGGAATGGATATACATTCCGGTGGTGTCGATTTGATGTTCCCTCATCATGATAATGAATTGGCCCAGAGcgaggtaagtcagctttcaAGAGTCGGTAAGGTTCTGAGTCGAAAGCTTATGATATTTTTGTAGGCGTATCATGGATGTGAACAATGGGTGAATTACTTCTTACATACTGGACATTTGCATATCGAAGGTTTGAAGATGAGTAAATCGTTGAAAAACTTCATCACTATCGAGGTAAGTCGTACATCACTCATATCCGTTCATTCTTAAGAGTACTGATCTGAGTTGGTGTGCCGCAGGAGGAATTGTCAAGAAATACCGCTAGGCGGTTGCGTCTTGCGTTCATGCTGCAGACGTGGAATCAGAAATTGGATTATAGTCGAGGACTGATAGCTGATACAAAAGCTAAGGAGGAGACTTtcgatgtgagtggaatcGAATACAAGATTGATGTTGCAACCGAAATACTGGAGTTATTGTCGTGATTGTAGAACTTCTTTGCCAATGTCAATGCTCGATTAGCacaagctggaccttccTCGGAGGGTGAACATGGTCTCGGAGAGGCTGAGGAAGCTATTACgaatgagtgagtgatgaccgacaaatcttcttccatatacATCGCAATGCTGATAAATATTGCTCTCGTAGTCTTTTCAACGCCCAAAAAGAATTCCACGCCGCTCTCTGCGATTCATTCAATACACCCATAGCCATCCAAATCCTCCTTGACCTCATCGCCAAGACCAACATATATTTTTCGACGAAAGGAAGAGATTCGAACCTCGGTGTGGTGGTTAATATAGCGGAATGGATAACTAGGATGTTATGGATGTTCggtttaggtgaaggtgctCCGCCTAAGAATGGTATTGGATGGGGTATAGCTACGGTTGGTGGTCAGGAGGGAGTGAATGGTCAAGATGTGAGTTACACGCAATCCTGAGTCGAATGTTATTCTTGTCTGGATGTCGAACCACGGCCATTTCCTGAATTTTATACTGATTTGTTTTATACTTCGTTCAGGTATCGTCTCAAGTAGAACCATGGGCacgatccatctcttccttccgaGATTCCGTCCGAAAATTAGCAATGGACAAATCCATATCTCCGGAACAACTCTCCAAACAGATATTATCCCTCTCCGATAAATTTAGAGACGAAGATGCTGTTAATCTCGGTTTAcaattggatgatggacaaGGACAGGATGGTGGAGCCTTATGGAAGATTGTCGATCCTTCGTCACTGGTTGCTgcaagggaagagaagaagcGTATAGCAGCTGAAAAATTAGCAAAGAAAGAAGCTTCTGCTaaagctgctgaagagaagaagaggatccAACTCGAAAAAGGAAAAGTCAGTCCTAAGGATATGTTCAAACCCCCTCACGTGCAAGGTTTGTACACCGAATGGGATGAACAAGGATTACCGACCAAGGATGCCGAAGGGAAGGAAGTTAGTAAGAATGCGGTCAAGAAATGGCAGAAAGAGCAGAAGGTTCAGGAGAAATTGCATGAAGCGTATTTGGTTTGGGTGAAAGGGCAGGAGGGGAAGTAATGGCGCAGGCGTAGCGGTCAGATGAcctggaagaagagtattAGGAATATAAGGTCGGTTGTTGGTCATGGTGAATAGCTCTGAGCACGATGGACGGTATATCGATTTAGGAACGAATATAATTCGCTAGATCACATGCATTACAGGTACAGTACATAACTTGACACACAATGGAAAAGAAGGggattgggaagataagCTCGGAAAGACTGAAGGTTCGGAGCATGCAGGATTATTTATGTTGTTTTGGTTGAGATGGCCAATTTGGTTACTAAAAACACAGCAGGtagcatcatcagcattcagACTGCCGTTGAATATcgttgatgatcattcgtACTGATTTGCGTTTACAGTGAACTCTAAACTTACAAGTTCCATTATTTCCACTCAAACCCAATATCTCCATCACTGTTCTCTCCAACTTATCTTCATTGGCCGTTCTGAAAGGTTTGGATCGTTGGAACGTTATGATGGTCGATCCGTTCTCTTCCCTTGTATATGTTCTTGGCGAGCCAGCTTAAAATGGAGTGAATGACCATCCATCCCGTCAGTGTTCTCAATGTCATACACAAGTATGTAATTCAGGCAGACAATATGTTACTTTAAACTTACCTTTGAGATAGTCTTTATGAGCTTGGAGGGTGCTTAGGAACGTTTCTGAATTGATTTGTCCACCatagatgaaggtgattgacTATCACATCATCCGTCAGATTTCATATTGCCCCATTATCCGGGTTATGACTGCTAGATGAGAGATagtgaaagaaagatgaacataCATGAGATTGAGTTTTGGGTCGCCATGGCATGAGGGACGAAAGCTtgtttcccatctttccaGGTTTATTGCGAGTTTCGATGACGGTGCAGTATCttatcaacaacagcaggTTCAATATAACAAAGACAGTAGGACAGATGAAGTAGGGTCAGAAATACATTCCCTCGACTCAATTCGTGCTGTCCGTTTACCTCACCGTTCGTTGATGTCATCAAGGAAGACCTGTGTGTATGGGGAGTACAATAAAATACCCCACTCTCAGGTCATTGTCTGTGCGTGCACCTACAGAGGTGACCCACCATACTCTAGGGCAAGGGATATCAGATCAATTATACATGCATTTCAAGATGTTTATCACTTCGGTCCTACAATCCTATACTTCACCGAGACTTCTGGCTCTCTACTTCGCACGGACCCTACGAAGTTCTCGACGTCTTTCTTGATAAATGGTTTTCAAGATCCCCAGCCATACAAGACGGTATTGGATGAAAGATTCTCATGGATGATTTCGTCTTACCATGGATAGATGCATCAGTGATTATGCTCGTAAGAATGTTGAGAATGACTGACCATACGATCCCGTCCAGAGAGGTGTGGGTCCATGAGATGATCCCTCTGGATACGTGAATATGAGGTATAGCACCTGAGTGATAcggatcatcaatatcaccgACTACTATCGTAGAGGATGGACACTTACATATCTTGAGCTggttttgatgttgattgggATTTCTTTTAGTGGAACTTGCTGCTTGGATGATGTCGAACCCATCTTGAGCGATTTATTCTCAAATCTTATAATATGACTTGTATCGAGAATGTGTTCACAGATGGTAAACAGAATCAAAAGTCGATCTCATCCGAATGCAAGACGATTGTGCGCTGTGTGATGTGGCCAAAGCTGTGCAATGTGCATTTGATGGTCATAAACACGACTTTCCAGTGTGGTAGATACCTTTGACTATCGTCTCTTCACTGCCACTGTAATCGGTAACTTATGATAATGACGCACTGGAGACGAAAcgtggtgatgatgaatcacGAACAGTGCATGTAAGTATAGACGACAGGGGTTTGAAATTGCACTGAAGTGCCATCTATGAGACGGTGTACAAATTCCACTGCCATTCGCATTAATTTACTTTGAGGGTGGTGGCTGATTATAAATGGCGTACTCCACCTTCAAGGCTACCCAGACGCAAGCAATAGCCACGTTGTGAGCCATGATTAGCCCAATCGGAATAGaaaaagctgactcactaCAGGGTTTGTGCAAATCCCCCTCAAGAAAAGTAACGACAGCGGTCCTGGGGAATGGACCGTTGTCCGCGATGATGACAAAAAGTTCACTTCCTATGAGGTTGGCGGCGAACGCGTAGAATTCTACAGTAAATCGAGTGTATGGCATTATCAATCACCTGTTCACGCAACGTTCTAGGAAAATCTCCTGTATGTCTGTACTCGTAGTTATATATACTCACTGTTCAAGTTCAACCAGTCTAAAACCTTTTGGTATTTCTCATCATTCGTGTCGTACACGATGAAGTAGAGTTTCTATGATGTCGATCAGGACATACAGCTTCTGTGAGCCAGCATCACTAAGAATGTAGAAAAGATTTTGTTGAAACAGATTCTGGTGATCGAGCTCACATTATATCCTGGAACCCGCATCTTACGGGATTCCGCGCGGTCCTTCAgtgtcttctccttcttgaggAATGGTAAGGGTAATCGATCAACGAAGAACATATTGTATCTATCTTTCAGTGGTgtaaaggaagaagaatctgagggatgagaagaagaatttcgATCATGAAACGGTCTGTAGATATCCTTATATATCAATCTGTGGTAGCTCCTCTTCctgaaaatcatcaaagttATGACTTGATCGTAGATTCCTCTAGAAGCTTTCAAATCGAATGTCGTGGTAACCTCATGTTCTAAGAGGTACATCCGTGTGGATTGATACTCGCTCAGACGAACATCCGTGTACGGACCCACACAGCTGTATCGGCCACGCACTGGCGTATGGAACACATTCAAAGGGTGTCTGGTAGAAGTGACCATGAGACGATTAGGGAGGCACATAACATATCATAATACATACATGGAATGATCAACATGACATGATACTATAACAACATGGAAACAATTACAAAGATCGTCTTCGGATTTatggatgaagctgattatACAAGGACGGAATGAGTAGATATTACGCGAGTCTTGATCATGGGCTATAGTACAGGGAATAAAGAACCTCTTTGATGAAATAAAGACAGCATACTGTATTAGCGACTTAAATGCCACAAGTGAGCGTTTCGAGTAAGATCTGTTGCTCACTCTCGTTATAGCCAACGTATCTTTTCAAACCACCTAAGAACCATGCCAATTCCTCGTAAGGGAAAAAATCATCTCTTCCGAATATTGCATAGATGTTCCCTCGATAGTTATAATGAACGAACCCATAAATTCCTGAAATGCATCACACTCCAAATCAGCATTCTTCCATCCTGTGCTGCACTTCATACTTCCACAcatatgaagaagaaaccaAGCACTCACGAGGGTTATGAGCGAAGGCAAAAAGTCTATCGTACGTCCATCGATCTGCTGACGGTATCACACAATATAGTTTCTGTTAAAAGGTAAAAACACCCCTACCGTCAGCTCGTCCGATTCTGCATATTTTTGGCAGAAAGGGAACTAACGATCGATCCTGGACAGTCAATGCAGCTGAATTGCGGCCAATCTTTCAGAATCGATGACTTTCGGAATG of the Kwoniella mangroviensis CBS 8507 chromosome 3, whole genome shotgun sequence genome contains:
- a CDS encoding endoplasmic reticulum vesicle protein 25, which translates into the protein MIFRPILFFLSLISAVYAVKFDLVADRYPKPRTFIWNFAAAHSLVIVTANVPYENGQRVDIEILDGSERGNVYLNKKDIKGETRLAITTHESADVGVCLRNYLESDSHEKLSRSVDLDVDIGADAIDYNAIANQESLSILEVEMRKLEAVVKEIVEEMGYLQRREMRMRDTNESTNSRVKNFSILITVGIIGLGAWQLVHLRSFFKRKYLID
- a CDS encoding cysteine-tRNA ligase, translating into MSVTTASKASTCSNPISNDEPVLRVYNSLTRSKDVFKTRKPKHIDWYNCGPTVYDSSHMGHARNYLTQDIIRRILRDYFGYNVNFVMNITDIDDKIILRAREKYLLDQSKSTHSTITPELINDTKLAFSKLLHSKLIKSLPSPLTFNTQDDLEIFKIILEKDKTDTKFAEEARLKEEKFTLYLASLLKAHGAITKAEGQLNGSTEGDVVDLVDGTSDVLGPHYGETLGHTIKDPIAVSRTLALYWEEQFFADMAKLKILPPSFKPRVSEYVSEIVTFVEKIITNGFAYEAEGSVWFDVNKFDGAEGNGFRHDYAKLQPGSKGNRKLLDEGEGALTGSKGKRQAADFALWKAKSKPGEPAWPSPWGKGRPGWHIECSVMASAILGRGMDIHSGGVDLMFPHHDNELAQSEAYHGCEQWVNYFLHTGHLHIEGLKMSKSLKNFITIEEELSRNTARRLRLAFMLQTWNQKLDYSRGLIADTKAKEETFDNFFANVNARLAQAGPSSEGEHGLGEAEEAITNDLFNAQKEFHAALCDSFNTPIAIQILLDLIAKTNIYFSTKGRDSNLGVVVNIAEWITRMLWMFGLGEGAPPKNGIGWGIATVGGQEGVNGQDVSSQVEPWARSISSFRDSVRKLAMDKSISPEQLSKQILSLSDKFRDEDAVNLGLQLDDGQGQDGGALWKIVDPSSLVAAREEKKRIAAEKLAKKEASAKAAEEKKRIQLEKGKVSPKDMFKPPHVQGLYTEWDEQGLPTKDAEGKEVSKNAVKKWQKEQKVQEKLHEAYLVWVKGQEGK